CTCCATCATTGATGTAACGATGAAAAATACTACCACACCTGCTACAGCAACCAGTCCTACCTTTACGTTAAAAATTAAAGTTCCAAGGACAAAGACTAAAGTATTTAAAACTCCACCAAGTACAAGAACCAAAAGCATAGGCACCCACATTTCTGCTTGGGAAAGTGAAGATGTAGCAATAGTAGTTAATCTTCCTAGTGAAAAGCTTGAAAAGAAACCCATAGGAACTCTTTTTATTTTTTCTCCTATTTCTATTCTCTTGTGAGCTGCCATAAAATATCCAGCGTGTGTTTGTGCCATTTGTGATGATTTTTGTGTCATTATCTTTCCAACAAGGGATATAACTAATATTCCAAGACAAACAAAGATAGTTTTATAGTCTAAAGTTTTAGAAAATATATTTACTAGCATATAGTAAATTGCTCCAAACTCAAGAGCATTAAATACTGCGTGCAAAAATCCAGCGAGAATAGATTTCTTAATATATACCTGTTCTTCTTTTGAAAAATTCCATATCTTTTTAAACACATTAAGCATTTTCATCACCCCTTAAATTTGCAGCATACATTTCCTTATAAAGTTCTAATGACTTTAATAGTTCTTCATGACTACCATAAGAATTTAATTTGCCATCTTTTATAACAAATATCCTATCTGCATCAACAATTGTCTTTAACCTATGAGCGATTATGATTAAAGTTTTACCCTTAACTAGATTTGCCAAGGCGTTTTGTATGAGAGCTTCATTTTCAGGATCTATATAAGAAGTTGCTTCATCTAAAATTACGATTGGTGCATTTTTTAGCATGGCACGAGCAATAGATATTCTTTGTCTTTCTCCTCCAGATAGATGACCTCCACCTTCGCCAACTCTTGTATCATAACCATTAGATAGATTCATAATAAAATCATGGCAGGCAGATTTTTTACATACATCTATAATTTCTTCGTCAGAGGCATTCTTATTTCCAAGCCTAATATTTTCCTTTATAGTCATATCAAAGAGGAAATTGTCTTGGGATACAAAAGAAATAAGTGAAGACAAGTTTTCGAGCGACACATCTTTTGTTTCTACTCCGCCAATTTTAATAGATCCCTTATCTACATTCCAAAATCCAGCAATAAGTTTTGCTATTGTGGACTTGCCTGACCCAGAAGGTCCAACGAGGGCTGAAACAGAAGATTCTTTTATTTCCATAGAAAGATTATCTATAACCTTATTTTTTCCATCGTAAGAAAAGTCTACATCTTGAAGTTCTATATTATAGGATTCTATTTTTTCTCCCTTGTCAATATTTTCTAACTCTCTTGAATCTAAAACCTTTCCTATTTCAGAAGTTATAGTTGATATTCTTGACATATCATCCATATAGTTCATGATTTTTAAAATGCTAGAAACCGTAGCAAAGGATAAAACGATTAAGGTAATTAAATTTCCTAAATCAATACTTCCATTTATATAAAATAAAATCCCAAAGGGTATGATTGTAATAATTCCCATAGGAGAAAGTAATCTACCTATGGCAACCCTATTCATAGATTCACCCATCCAGTTATAATAAAAGCTTGCATTGTCATAAACTGCATCAGAATATTTTTTATAAGATGATTCGCTTTGATTAAAGGTCTTGATTACTTCTATCCCATTTATATACTCAACAATAGAATTATTCATATGTTGACCAATAGCAACTGACTTTCCAAACATTTCCTTATAATGAGCATTCATAACAGACATCATGGTAGCCATTCCTACCACAAATGGAATTAGTGATAGCAAGGTCAATCGCCAATCTAAGGTAAACATATAAATAAATAATAGAATAGGTCCTACTAAATTTGCCGTAAATTCTGGCACTAGGTGAGCAAGTGAAGTTTCCATAGAATCAACTTGCTCAACTATAATATTTTTTAATTCTCCAGATGTTCTTGAAAGAACATCTCCAAGTGGCATCTTGAAAAGTTTCTTAGAAATATCATTTCTGATTTCTCCTAATGAGTTAAAAGTTGCGGTATGGGAAATACTTGTTGATATTCCAGCTGCCACTTCTTTAATAACAAATGTTATTAAAATACTTATGCAAATTGGAGTGTATAAGCTCATATCCCTTATGCCATTAATCAAATTCACAATAATTTTCGCCATAAAAATATAAGAAAAAAGACCAGCCACTACTCCAATTATTGCCAGTAAGATTGACATAAAATATGAGCCTTTTCTTTTACTTACATATTGTTTTATTAAATCCATCAAATCCCCTCCTTAATAAATCCTCGTAATAATAAGATAGGTCTATCCATTCACTACTTTATAGATAGACCTGCCTTAAATTCAATTTATTAACCTATTCTCATTTAGCTTTTACACTATAAATATTGAAAAATTGTGGTGTACTTGTAAAGTCATATCCATCAATTTTGTCATTTCTATATAAAATCATTTCTTTTGAATAAGAAAGAGGCAAATCCATAGCGTTTTCGTTTGAATATACTATAGCTTTTTGTATATTATCTTTAATCTCCCCTTCATCTGTAGAAGTGGAAGCCTTCTTTATTGCGTCAATATATATATTGGAATCTGAAAGTGCTTTTAATGGCATTAAATGTGGATCCATTTCAGTTACTGATTCTTGTAAGAACTTGTGAGGTTCAGTATAAGAACCCTCTGTATTCCATGTTGTCAAATGGAATTCTCCCTTTATACCATCTGTCCACCATGACATTTGATCTTTTTCAACTATGTCAACATCTATACCTACTTCTTTTAATTGCGTCTTTATTGCAAGTGCAGTTTCCTTAGCAAGTACTAAATCTGACCAGTAAACATATTGAAGCTTTAATGGACTTCCGTCCTTTTCTCTTATTCCTGTATCTTTATTAAGTTTCCAACCCGCTTCATCTAGCAAGCTATTTGCCTTTTCAGGAGCATAACTATAATTAGTTGGATAATTTGCATCACAATAAGCCACATTTTTAGGGAATAAAGTTTCAGCTACATCTTCATATGAGTATGTTAAACTGTCGACAATGTCTTTTTTGTTAATTGCATAATTAATTGCTTGGCGAACTTTTAAATCTTCTAATTCTTTTTTACTTGGATTTAAAATTAGATTCTTAGTCAAAGTCCTATTTTTATTGACTTCTCCAGTAACATCCTTAATTTCAGAACCTTTTTTGAAGTCATCATAATTTATTAAATCTGCTCCATAAATTAAATCTATTTCCCCTTTATTTAAGGCTTGAAGTCTTGAGGAAGCATCGGGAATATATTTGACAATAACTTCATCATAGTAAGGTTTTTCCCCATGATAATTTTCATTTCTAACAAATTTTGTATATTCTCCAGATTTAAATTCTTCATATACATAAGGACCTGTTCCTATATTTTCGGTAAATGTCTCAAAGTTTCCCTCAGTAAATGACTTTGGAGATGGCATCCCCAATACATTTTGGAAACAAAAGCCATTTATATAAAATTTAGACGGATTTTCATAGTGAACAGCAATCGTATTATCATCAATAACTTCTGTTGATTTTATCTCTGCAACAGCCCTTATGCCTGCAAAATTAGGGTTAGACTTATCAAAATCTAATATCTTTTTTACTGCATCAGCATTAAAATCTTCACCATCTGAAAACTTTACCCCGTCCTTTAATTTAAAGACTAAAGTTTTGCCATCATCTTTATATTCAAAGCTTTCAGCAAGTTTTGGTACAATTTCACCGTTTTCATAAGCCACTAGGGTTTCGTAAATTAAACCACAAGCCATATTATTTTCCTTATTCATTGTTAAAGTCGTAAGGTTTGTCAGTTCTTTAGCAGTACATAAGGTTAAAACCTTCTTGCTTTCATCTTTTGTGTTTTCACTTGCTACATTTGAATTTTCTTGTGCTTTTTCTTGATTCTTTTGGCAACCTCCTAGTAAAATTGAAAAACTAAATACAAGTGCCAATAAAACCATCATATTTTTTCTAAGTTTGATCATTTCTATCTCCTTTGCAATTTTCCTTCTCTAAATATTTTTCCTTTCTTTATTTCTATGATATAATCTGAAATCTGTTTTGCTTGATTTATATCATGAGTGATAAAAATATAAGAAATACTATGCTTAGATTGATAATAAAAAAGTAAATTTAATACTTTTTCAATCGTCAGTAAGTCAAGCCCAGCTGTAACCTCATCTAGTATTAAAAAATCAGGATTAACCATAAGGGCTCTTATGAGCGACAATCTTCTTTGCTCGCCTCCAGATAGTTGGTGAACGGGCACATCTAATATTTCCTTTTTTAAATGTAAATCCTCGCAAAATAATAACACCTTTTCCTTTCTTTCCTTTTTCGACAAGTTTGTTAAATTAATAAGCCCTTCTTCCAAATTTTTAAAAGTGCTTATACCAGGATTTAAAGTACCAGATGTATCCTGGAAAACAGATTGGATATTTTTTCTATATTTTCTTATTTTTTTTAATTTTAATTTTGAGATATCTACAGAATCATAGAGTATAGATCCTTCATCTATTCTTTCTAATCCTATTAATGCTTTTGCAATGGTGCTTTTACCAGATCCGCTTTCACCAATTAAACTTAAGTTATCTCCCCTTTTAAGTGAAAAGGAAATTTGATCTAGAGCTTTAAATGTCCCCTTTACTGTTTCAAAAGAAAGACTAACATTACTCATAGCTATTTCGTCCACTCCCATTCACCTCCAGAATCTAATATCTTCTTACTACATTCAACAAATTTTCTTGTCCATTCCTCTTTAGGACTTTCAATTATATCTTTACTACTACCCTTTTCTATAACACACCCATTTTCTATCACATAGATGCAGTCGCTATATTTTTTAAGAATTTCGGCATCGTGTGTTATTAATAAAATCCCTTTCCCTTTGAAATTCGCTTTAATCAATTCAAAAAATAATGATGAGTTATAATTGTCTAAGGCTGATGTTGGTTCATCAGCAATTATATAATCAGTATTTAGTCCCATAGATATCGCTAAAATCACACGCTGAATCATGCCACCAGAGAGTTCAGTTGGATATGAATCTAAAACTCTTTCATATTCAAGATTGACGCTTTTGAGCTTATCTTTTGCTATACTTAATGCTTCTGATTTATTTATATTAAGATTAGCAATATATATTTCTACCATTTGACTTTTTATCTTTTTTCTTTTGTCAAAAGAAATCATGGGAAGTTGAGGAATAAAAGCGATGTTTCTATTGATACTATTGATATTGTCTTTTCCCAATATATCGAAATCATCTATAGTAATAGTTCCAGAACTTACTTTTAAATCCTCTGATAAA
This window of the Anaerococcus mediterraneensis genome carries:
- a CDS encoding ABC transporter ATP-binding protein: MDLIKQYVSKRKGSYFMSILLAIIGVVAGLFSYIFMAKIIVNLINGIRDMSLYTPICISILITFVIKEVAAGISTSISHTATFNSLGEIRNDISKKLFKMPLGDVLSRTSGELKNIIVEQVDSMETSLAHLVPEFTANLVGPILLFIYMFTLDWRLTLLSLIPFVVGMATMMSVMNAHYKEMFGKSVAIGQHMNNSIVEYINGIEVIKTFNQSESSYKKYSDAVYDNASFYYNWMGESMNRVAIGRLLSPMGIITIIPFGILFYINGSIDLGNLITLIVLSFATVSSILKIMNYMDDMSRISTITSEIGKVLDSRELENIDKGEKIESYNIELQDVDFSYDGKNKVIDNLSMEIKESSVSALVGPSGSGKSTIAKLIAGFWNVDKGSIKIGGVETKDVSLENLSSLISFVSQDNFLFDMTIKENIRLGNKNASDEEIIDVCKKSACHDFIMNLSNGYDTRVGEGGGHLSGGERQRISIARAMLKNAPIVILDEATSYIDPENEALIQNALANLVKGKTLIIIAHRLKTIVDADRIFVIKDGKLNSYGSHEELLKSLELYKEMYAANLRGDENA
- a CDS encoding ABC transporter substrate-binding protein; this encodes MIKLRKNMMVLLALVFSFSILLGGCQKNQEKAQENSNVASENTKDESKKVLTLCTAKELTNLTTLTMNKENNMACGLIYETLVAYENGEIVPKLAESFEYKDDGKTLVFKLKDGVKFSDGEDFNADAVKKILDFDKSNPNFAGIRAVAEIKSTEVIDDNTIAVHYENPSKFYINGFCFQNVLGMPSPKSFTEGNFETFTENIGTGPYVYEEFKSGEYTKFVRNENYHGEKPYYDEVIVKYIPDASSRLQALNKGEIDLIYGADLINYDDFKKGSEIKDVTGEVNKNRTLTKNLILNPSKKELEDLKVRQAINYAINKKDIVDSLTYSYEDVAETLFPKNVAYCDANYPTNYSYAPEKANSLLDEAGWKLNKDTGIREKDGSPLKLQYVYWSDLVLAKETALAIKTQLKEVGIDVDIVEKDQMSWWTDGIKGEFHLTTWNTEGSYTEPHKFLQESVTEMDPHLMPLKALSDSNIYIDAIKKASTSTDEGEIKDNIQKAIVYSNENAMDLPLSYSKEMILYRNDKIDGYDFTSTPQFFNIYSVKAK
- a CDS encoding ATP-binding cassette domain-containing protein; this translates as MILVNQLQVSDKKGNNLLNNIFLRIPMGKIIGLTGPSGAGKTTLVNTILGILSEDLKVSSGTITIDDFDILGKDNINSINRNIAFIPQLPMISFDKRKKIKSQMVEIYIANLNINKSEALSIAKDKLKSVNLEYERVLDSYPTELSGGMIQRVILAISMGLNTDYIIADEPTSALDNYNSSLFFELIKANFKGKGILLITHDAEILKKYSDCIYVIENGCVIEKGSSKDIIESPKEEWTRKFVECSKKILDSGGEWEWTK
- a CDS encoding ATP-binding cassette domain-containing protein, whose product is MGVDEIAMSNVSLSFETVKGTFKALDQISFSLKRGDNLSLIGESGSGKSTIAKALIGLERIDEGSILYDSVDISKLKLKKIRKYRKNIQSVFQDTSGTLNPGISTFKNLEEGLINLTNLSKKERKEKVLLFCEDLHLKKEILDVPVHQLSGGEQRRLSLIRALMVNPDFLILDEVTAGLDLLTIEKVLNLLFYYQSKHSISYIFITHDINQAKQISDYIIEIKKGKIFREGKLQRR